In Phytoactinopolyspora mesophila, the following are encoded in one genomic region:
- a CDS encoding metallopeptidase TldD-related protein: protein MPHDLDAAFLSLPMRLLADTALNHARSLGVEHADFRLERIRSQDLTLRDGNLDGSRDGEDVGFCVRVLHEGTWGFAAAVDLTTEEAVRVVDRAVELAKVARDLNPNRVEIAAEPVHSDVTWVSAYEIDPFTVPDAEKIGLLAERSRRVLSQDGVDHVTAQLGQVLENKFYADTAGTVTTQQRVRVQLFFDALAVDAESGRFETMRTLAAPAGRGWEYITGADGVFDWDEALDELGPLLAEKLAAPGVTPGRYDLVIHPSNLWLTIHESIGHATELDRALGYEANYAGTSFATLDQLGTLRYGSPAMQVTGDRTAPYGLSTIGYDDEGVQTQQWDIVRDGVLVGYQLDRAMAQANAEVLGTSRSNGCAFADSPGHVPVQRMANVSLQPADAGPSTEDLISRVEDGIYVVGDKSWSIDMQRYNFQFTGQRFYRIKNGQLAGQLRDVAYQATTTEFWGSLDAVGGPQTYVLGGAFNCGKAQPGQIAPVSHGCPSVLMRDINILNTGQEGGQ, encoded by the coding sequence GTGCCACACGATCTCGATGCGGCCTTCTTGTCGCTTCCCATGCGCTTGCTCGCCGATACCGCCCTGAACCACGCCCGCAGCCTCGGGGTGGAACACGCCGACTTCCGGCTGGAACGGATCCGGTCCCAGGACCTCACACTGCGCGACGGCAATCTCGACGGCAGCCGCGACGGCGAGGACGTCGGGTTCTGCGTTCGGGTCCTCCATGAGGGCACCTGGGGTTTCGCCGCGGCCGTCGACCTCACGACCGAAGAGGCCGTCCGTGTCGTCGATCGCGCCGTCGAGCTGGCGAAGGTCGCCCGCGACCTGAATCCGAACCGCGTCGAGATCGCCGCCGAACCGGTCCACTCGGACGTGACGTGGGTCTCCGCCTATGAGATCGATCCGTTCACGGTTCCCGACGCGGAGAAGATCGGGCTCCTGGCCGAACGCTCCAGGCGCGTGCTGAGCCAGGACGGTGTCGACCACGTCACCGCCCAGCTGGGACAGGTGCTCGAGAACAAGTTCTATGCCGACACCGCCGGCACCGTCACCACCCAACAGCGAGTCCGGGTGCAGCTGTTCTTCGATGCCTTGGCGGTCGACGCCGAGAGCGGACGGTTCGAGACCATGCGCACCCTGGCTGCTCCTGCCGGGCGCGGCTGGGAGTACATCACCGGGGCAGACGGCGTTTTCGACTGGGACGAAGCACTCGACGAGCTCGGGCCGCTGCTGGCCGAGAAGCTAGCTGCTCCAGGCGTGACACCCGGGCGATACGACCTCGTCATCCATCCCAGCAATCTTTGGCTCACCATCCACGAGTCGATCGGCCACGCCACCGAACTGGACCGTGCGCTCGGGTACGAAGCGAACTACGCCGGAACCTCGTTCGCCACCCTCGACCAGCTGGGCACCCTGCGCTACGGCTCGCCTGCCATGCAGGTCACCGGTGATCGCACCGCGCCGTACGGGCTGTCCACCATCGGTTACGACGACGAAGGCGTGCAGACCCAGCAGTGGGACATCGTCCGCGACGGGGTCCTGGTCGGCTACCAGCTGGACCGTGCCATGGCGCAGGCCAATGCCGAGGTACTCGGCACCAGCCGGTCAAACGGCTGCGCGTTCGCCGACTCCCCCGGTCACGTGCCCGTGCAACGCATGGCCAACGTCTCGCTCCAGCCGGCCGATGCGGGTCCGTCCACCGAAGACCTCATCTCACGGGTGGAGGACGGCATCTACGTCGTCGGCGACAAGTCATGGTCGATCGACATGCAGAGATACAACTTCCAGTTCACCGGACAACGCTTCTACCGGATCAAGAACGGCCAGCTGGCAGGGCAGCTCCGCGACGTCGCCTACCAGGCGACCACCACCGAGTTCTGGGGCTCTCTGGACGCTGTCGGGGGCCCGCAAACATACGTACTGGGCGGCGCTTTCAACTGCGGCAAAGCCCAGCCAGGACAGATCGCACCGGTCTCGCACGGCTGTCCATCCGTCCTGATGCGCGATATCAACATTCTCAACACCGGGCAGGAGGGGGGCCAGTGA
- a CDS encoding metallopeptidase TldD-related protein, producing the protein MSQPMTPQEIVERCLELSKSDGMIVLVDENSSANLRWANNALTTNGVMHARQVTVIATVGAGTGAASGVVARSAVTPDDLEPFVRSAEQAAQDNGAAEDAQPLLDGEAATDWYDEPGRTSATAFQSIAPALGEAFIRGRNEQRVLYGYVEHDVRTTYVGTSTGWRYRHEQPTGNIGITGKTADLASSAWVGQAVRDVADLDINVLDAELTRRLAWSQRAVELPAGHYDTVLPPSAVSDLMVYAYWNMSARDAHDGRTVYSKPGAGTRVGEKIADRPVTLWSDPAVPGLTSTPFALARASSAAQSVFDNGLQLQRTEWISEGTLSALIQTRHSADLTGLPVTPAIENLGLDVGDAGGDIDDLVSGVERGLLLTCLWYIREVDPQTLLLTGLTRDGVYLVENGEVTGAVNNFRFNESPISLLSRFSHASETVHTVGREFGDYFPRTAMPALRVPDFNMSSVSQAS; encoded by the coding sequence GTGAGCCAGCCGATGACACCCCAGGAGATCGTCGAACGCTGCCTCGAGCTGTCCAAGTCCGACGGCATGATCGTGCTGGTCGACGAGAACTCGTCCGCCAACCTGCGCTGGGCCAACAACGCGTTGACCACGAACGGCGTCATGCATGCCCGCCAGGTCACTGTCATCGCGACGGTCGGCGCGGGCACAGGCGCGGCCTCCGGTGTCGTGGCCCGCAGCGCCGTCACGCCGGATGATCTAGAACCATTCGTCCGCTCCGCCGAGCAAGCCGCGCAGGACAACGGTGCCGCCGAAGACGCACAGCCATTGCTGGACGGCGAAGCGGCCACGGACTGGTACGACGAGCCCGGACGGACCTCGGCGACGGCGTTCCAGAGCATCGCCCCGGCTTTGGGAGAGGCGTTCATCCGCGGCCGCAACGAACAGCGGGTGCTCTACGGCTATGTCGAGCACGACGTTCGCACCACCTACGTCGGCACCTCGACCGGCTGGCGCTACCGCCACGAGCAGCCCACCGGAAATATCGGCATCACCGGCAAGACAGCCGACCTGGCCAGCTCTGCCTGGGTCGGCCAGGCCGTGCGAGACGTGGCGGATCTCGACATCAACGTGCTCGACGCCGAGCTCACCCGTCGGCTGGCCTGGTCACAACGCGCCGTCGAGTTGCCGGCCGGCCACTACGACACCGTGCTGCCGCCCAGCGCGGTCTCCGACCTGATGGTCTACGCCTACTGGAACATGAGCGCACGAGACGCCCACGACGGCCGCACCGTGTATTCGAAACCCGGAGCCGGCACCCGGGTCGGCGAGAAGATCGCCGACCGCCCGGTCACGCTGTGGTCCGACCCGGCCGTGCCCGGCCTGACCAGCACCCCGTTTGCGCTGGCCCGCGCGTCGTCCGCGGCGCAGAGCGTCTTCGACAACGGGCTTCAGCTTCAGCGCACCGAGTGGATCTCCGAGGGGACGCTGTCGGCACTCATCCAGACGAGGCATTCGGCCGACCTGACCGGGCTGCCGGTCACACCGGCCATCGAAAACCTGGGACTCGACGTCGGTGACGCCGGCGGTGACATTGACGATCTCGTCTCCGGTGTCGAGCGTGGCCTACTGCTCACCTGCCTCTGGTACATCCGTGAAGTGGACCCGCAGACGCTGCTGCTGACCGGGCTGACCAGGGACGGCGTCTACCTGGTGGAGAACGGCGAGGTGACCGGAGCGGTGAACAACTTCCGGTTCAACGAAAGCCCCATCTCGCTGCTGAGCCGCTTCAGCCATGCCAGCGAAACCGTCCACACTGTCGGCCGGGAGTTCGGCGACTACTTCCCGCGGACCGCTATGCCAGCGCTGCGGGTGCCGGACTTCAATATGTCGTCGGTCAGCCAGGCGTCGTAG
- a CDS encoding DedA family protein, translating to MLEALGEFADAILEIAQNAMSSPWIYVVILLFAAIDSVLPLVPAETLVITAGVFAASGAPSLWLLILVAATGAYIGDHMAYGIGRYAGRRLYNRSKPGSKMRSGFGWAEQQLQERGGLILVVCRQIPGGRTAVTLTAGTVHYPLRKFSFFEIFAALSWGMYAGLIGYFGGITFGEEPLKGLAVGFSIAIGITAIVELTRFLINRRRRRLNGQTAPEGSSPEAGGEAAGGSASNGADDGTAPGADRPSELVEVPDAPDSGPEGRQP from the coding sequence ATGCTGGAGGCATTGGGGGAGTTCGCGGACGCGATCCTGGAGATCGCCCAGAACGCGATGTCCTCACCGTGGATCTACGTCGTTATCCTGCTGTTCGCCGCCATCGACTCGGTCCTTCCGCTCGTTCCGGCGGAGACGCTGGTCATCACCGCCGGCGTGTTCGCCGCGAGCGGGGCGCCGTCGTTGTGGCTGTTGATCCTGGTGGCGGCCACGGGCGCCTACATCGGCGACCACATGGCCTACGGCATAGGCCGCTATGCTGGCAGACGTCTGTACAACCGTTCCAAACCTGGATCCAAGATGCGTTCCGGGTTCGGGTGGGCCGAACAGCAGCTCCAAGAACGCGGTGGGCTGATCCTGGTGGTCTGCCGGCAGATTCCGGGAGGCCGTACCGCCGTCACGCTGACCGCGGGAACGGTGCACTATCCGCTCCGGAAGTTCTCGTTCTTCGAGATATTCGCGGCATTGTCCTGGGGGATGTATGCCGGCCTGATCGGATACTTCGGCGGTATCACCTTCGGTGAAGAACCCTTGAAGGGCCTCGCGGTCGGGTTCTCCATCGCCATCGGTATCACCGCTATCGTGGAGCTCACCCGGTTCTTGATCAACAGGCGTCGTCGCCGCCTGAACGGCCAAACCGCCCCGGAGGGGTCAAGTCCGGAGGCCGGCGGCGAGGCAGCGGGCGGCAGCGCGTCAAACGGCGCAGATGACGGCACCGCTCCGGGCGCGGACCGCCCTAGCGAGTTGGTTGAGGTCCCCGATGCCCCGGACTCCGGCCCCGAGGGCCGGCAACCCTGA
- the gcvP gene encoding aminomethyl-transferring glycine dehydrogenase — MSTSPRVQPLTGVSDGAPFVARHVGPRDDEIATMLAAVGYESLDALTDAAVPEAIRTLSELDLPDPSTELEALEELRQLSRRNRRQTQMIGQGYSDTVTPPVVVRRVLENPGWYTAYTPYQPEISQGRLEALLNFQTMVADLTGLPTANASLLDEATAAAEAMTLMRRAVRGGPDRFVVDADCLPQTIAVVQTRAEPLGITVEVADLEGGLPEGELFGVLLQYPGSSGQVRDLRPLIDEVHARGAQVAVAADLLALTLLTPPGEMGADVVVGSSQRFGVPLGYGGPHAGYIGVRSGLERGLPGRLVGVSVDADGSQAYRLALQTREQHIRRERATSNICTAQVLLAVVASMYAVWHGPDGLRDIARRVHGHASMLAVQLRAGGVEVVHDAFFDTVLAKVPGRAEAVVAEAAELGINLGLDGPDRVRVACDEVTTDADIAVVLKAFGTGVEPTHEIRSGIPAQLQRSSEFLTHPVFNAHRSETSMLRYLRRLADKDYALDRGMIPLGSCTMKLNAATEMEPITWPGFAGIHPFVPIEQAEGYLELIRQLEKWLATITGYAAVSMQPNAGSQGELAGLLAIRAYHRSRGDDQRDVCLIPSSAHGTNAASAVMAGMRVAVVAGADDGTVDLDDLRAKIDEHGDRLAAIMVTYPSTHGVYEEGIAEIARLVHDAGGQVYVDGANLNALVGLAKPGEFGADVSHLNLHKTFCIPHGGGGPGVGPIGVREHLRPFLPNHPLLPEAGPATGVGPVAAAPFGSASILPISWAYIRMMGPDGLKLATQVAVLAANYVAVRLRDHFPVLYTGRNGLVAHECIVDLRPMTKESGVTVDDVAKRLIDYGFHAPTMSFPVAGTLMIEPTESEDLAELDRFCDAMIAIRAEAERVRSGDWPAEDNPLRNAPHTASSLVAEWDHPYSRATAVYPSGAPADEKYWPPVRRIDGAYGDRNLVCSCPAPEAFES, encoded by the coding sequence ATGTCGACTTCCCCCCGCGTCCAGCCGCTGACGGGCGTCTCGGATGGCGCACCCTTCGTCGCCCGGCACGTCGGGCCGCGAGATGACGAGATCGCGACCATGCTCGCGGCCGTCGGGTACGAGTCTCTTGACGCCCTGACCGACGCGGCCGTGCCGGAAGCTATCCGCACCTTGAGTGAGCTCGACCTGCCCGATCCGAGCACCGAGCTCGAAGCGCTGGAGGAGCTGCGTCAGCTGTCGCGGCGCAACCGGCGGCAGACCCAGATGATCGGCCAGGGTTATTCCGACACCGTGACGCCGCCCGTCGTCGTCCGTCGAGTGCTCGAGAATCCAGGCTGGTACACCGCCTACACGCCTTACCAGCCGGAGATCTCACAGGGCCGGCTGGAGGCCTTGCTGAACTTCCAGACCATGGTGGCCGATCTGACCGGGCTGCCCACCGCCAACGCCAGCCTGCTCGACGAAGCCACCGCGGCGGCGGAGGCCATGACCCTGATGCGGCGTGCCGTGCGCGGCGGGCCGGACCGGTTCGTCGTCGACGCGGACTGCCTCCCGCAGACCATCGCCGTCGTTCAGACCCGCGCGGAACCGCTGGGCATCACCGTCGAGGTGGCCGACCTCGAGGGTGGGCTCCCGGAGGGCGAGCTGTTCGGCGTATTGCTGCAATACCCGGGGTCGTCGGGTCAGGTCCGGGACCTGCGTCCGCTGATCGACGAGGTGCATGCCCGCGGCGCACAGGTCGCGGTGGCCGCGGATCTTTTGGCGCTGACGCTGCTGACACCGCCCGGAGAGATGGGCGCCGACGTCGTCGTCGGAAGCTCCCAGCGCTTCGGCGTCCCTCTGGGCTACGGCGGACCCCACGCCGGCTACATCGGTGTGCGCTCCGGCCTGGAACGCGGACTGCCGGGCCGTCTCGTCGGCGTCTCAGTGGACGCTGACGGCTCACAGGCGTACCGGCTGGCGCTTCAGACCCGCGAGCAGCACATCCGCCGTGAGCGCGCCACGTCCAACATCTGCACGGCGCAGGTGCTCCTCGCCGTCGTCGCATCGATGTACGCGGTGTGGCACGGACCGGACGGCTTGAGAGACATCGCCCGCCGTGTCCACGGCCACGCGTCGATGCTCGCGGTTCAACTGCGTGCCGGCGGAGTCGAAGTCGTCCACGACGCGTTCTTCGACACCGTGCTGGCGAAGGTTCCGGGGCGGGCCGAGGCGGTCGTCGCCGAGGCGGCGGAGCTCGGAATCAACCTCGGCCTGGACGGACCCGACCGGGTACGTGTGGCGTGCGACGAGGTGACCACCGACGCGGACATCGCGGTGGTGCTGAAGGCGTTCGGCACCGGCGTCGAACCCACCCACGAGATCCGTTCCGGCATTCCGGCGCAGCTGCAGCGCAGCAGCGAGTTCCTCACCCACCCGGTGTTCAACGCGCATCGCTCCGAGACCTCGATGCTGCGCTACCTGCGGCGGCTGGCGGACAAGGACTACGCGCTCGACCGAGGCATGATTCCGCTCGGCTCGTGCACCATGAAGCTCAATGCCGCCACTGAGATGGAGCCGATCACCTGGCCCGGTTTCGCCGGCATCCACCCGTTCGTGCCGATCGAACAGGCCGAAGGGTACCTCGAACTCATCCGGCAGCTGGAAAAGTGGCTGGCCACCATCACCGGGTATGCCGCCGTGTCGATGCAGCCCAACGCCGGATCCCAGGGTGAGCTGGCTGGCCTGCTCGCCATCCGCGCCTACCACCGTTCTCGCGGCGACGACCAGCGTGACGTGTGCCTGATCCCGTCCAGCGCGCACGGCACCAATGCCGCGTCGGCCGTCATGGCGGGTATGCGAGTGGCGGTCGTGGCCGGTGCGGACGACGGCACGGTGGACCTCGACGACCTCCGCGCCAAGATCGACGAGCACGGTGACCGCCTGGCCGCGATCATGGTGACCTATCCTTCGACCCACGGCGTCTACGAGGAAGGCATCGCCGAGATCGCTCGCCTGGTGCACGACGCCGGTGGCCAGGTGTACGTTGACGGCGCGAACCTCAACGCGCTCGTCGGCCTCGCCAAGCCCGGAGAGTTCGGCGCCGATGTCAGCCACCTGAACCTGCACAAGACCTTCTGCATCCCGCACGGCGGAGGTGGGCCGGGTGTGGGCCCGATCGGGGTACGCGAGCACTTGCGGCCGTTCCTGCCCAACCATCCACTGCTGCCGGAGGCGGGCCCGGCCACCGGAGTCGGGCCGGTGGCCGCCGCACCGTTCGGCTCGGCTTCGATTCTGCCGATCTCGTGGGCCTATATCCGGATGATGGGCCCGGATGGGCTGAAGCTCGCCACCCAGGTGGCAGTGCTGGCCGCCAACTACGTGGCAGTGCGGCTCCGGGATCATTTCCCGGTGCTCTACACCGGCCGCAACGGTCTGGTGGCGCATGAGTGCATCGTCGATCTGCGGCCGATGACCAAGGAAAGCGGAGTGACGGTCGACGACGTCGCCAAGCGGCTGATCGACTACGGCTTCCACGCGCCGACGATGTCCTTCCCGGTCGCCGGCACGTTGATGATCGAGCCCACGGAGTCCGAGGACCTGGCCGAGCTGGACCGGTTCTGCGATGCGATGATCGCCATCCGCGCCGAGGCCGAACGGGTGCGCTCGGGTGACTGGCCGGCCGAGGACAACCCGCTGCGTAATGCGCCGCACACCGCATCGTCACTGGTGGCGGAGTGGGACCACCCGTACAGCCGCGCCACCGCGGTGTATCCGTCGGGGGCGCCGGCCGACGAGAAGTACTGGCCGCCGGTACGCCGGATCGACGGCGCCTACGGCGACCGGAACCTCGTGTGCTCCTGCCCGGCGCCCGAGGCGTTCGAGAGCTGA
- a CDS encoding potassium transporter TrkG, with protein sequence MQKESRGLQARRWASRALRRRPRFRHPAQYVVAGFGSAIAVGTVLLSLPVAREGPGSATFVEALFTATSGVCVTGLIVVDTPVYWSTFGEIVILGLIQVGGFGLMTMASLLVLLVSRRIGLRSRLTTAAETKSLGLGDVRRVIVGVAKVSVVFEVVTAIVLTARLATGYDEPIGRAAYLGVFHAISAFNNAGFSLYVDSLEQFVNDPWILLPIAVAVICGGIGFPVLLELRREFRQPGRWSLHTKITVWATAVLLVGGTAFMLLSEWHNDGTLGRLSLPSKIMNGFFHSVMPRTAGFNSLDVGEMTEGTWLGTDVLMFIGGGSAGTAGGIKVTTFFLLLFVIMAEVRGRRAVNVFDRKVGPRVQRQALTVALLSVAAVVIPTIIIVETTDFGTDQVLFEVVSAFSTVGLSTGITAELPPAAHLAIVVLMFVGRIGPITFASALALRQDEKLYDLPEGRPIIG encoded by the coding sequence GTGCAGAAGGAGTCTCGGGGGCTCCAAGCGCGCCGCTGGGCCAGCCGCGCGCTGCGGAGACGCCCCCGGTTTCGTCATCCAGCCCAATACGTCGTAGCCGGGTTCGGCTCCGCGATCGCGGTCGGGACGGTTCTGCTGTCCCTTCCCGTAGCCCGTGAGGGCCCCGGTTCGGCCACATTCGTTGAGGCGTTGTTCACCGCCACGTCTGGTGTGTGCGTCACCGGACTGATCGTCGTCGACACCCCGGTGTACTGGTCGACGTTCGGCGAGATCGTCATCCTCGGGCTCATTCAAGTCGGCGGCTTCGGCCTGATGACGATGGCCTCGCTGCTGGTCCTGCTCGTGTCCCGCAGGATCGGACTGCGCTCGCGCTTGACCACGGCAGCGGAGACCAAGAGCCTCGGCCTGGGTGATGTCCGCCGGGTCATCGTCGGCGTCGCCAAGGTGAGCGTTGTCTTCGAGGTGGTCACGGCAATCGTCCTGACCGCGCGCCTGGCGACCGGATACGACGAGCCGATCGGGCGAGCCGCCTACCTGGGCGTGTTCCATGCCATCTCGGCCTTCAACAACGCCGGCTTCTCGCTATACGTCGACTCACTCGAACAGTTCGTCAATGATCCCTGGATCCTCCTGCCCATCGCCGTCGCGGTGATCTGCGGTGGCATCGGATTCCCCGTGCTGCTGGAGCTGCGCCGGGAGTTCCGCCAGCCCGGACGATGGAGCCTGCATACCAAGATCACGGTCTGGGCGACGGCGGTGCTCCTTGTCGGCGGTACCGCGTTCATGTTGCTCAGTGAGTGGCACAATGACGGCACTCTGGGGCGGTTGAGCCTGCCGTCCAAGATCATGAACGGGTTCTTCCACTCCGTCATGCCACGCACGGCCGGCTTCAACAGCCTCGACGTGGGTGAGATGACCGAGGGCACCTGGCTGGGCACCGATGTGCTGATGTTCATCGGCGGCGGGAGCGCGGGGACGGCCGGCGGCATCAAGGTCACGACCTTCTTCCTGTTGCTGTTCGTGATCATGGCCGAGGTCCGCGGCCGACGCGCCGTCAATGTCTTCGACCGCAAGGTCGGCCCGCGAGTTCAGCGGCAGGCACTGACCGTGGCGCTGCTCAGTGTGGCGGCAGTCGTGATACCGACCATCATCATCGTCGAGACCACCGACTTCGGTACTGACCAGGTCCTCTTCGAGGTCGTCTCCGCATTCTCGACGGTTGGTTTGTCCACCGGCATCACCGCTGAACTCCCGCCGGCGGCTCACCTCGCCATCGTCGTGCTGATGTTCGTCGGCCGGATCGGCCCGATCACCTTCGCCAGCGCGCTTGCGCTGCGCCAAGACGAAAAACTCTATGACCTGCCAGAAGGCCGACCGATCATTGGCTGA
- a CDS encoding TrkH family potassium uptake protein, with protein sequence MHGDNAARDAGWLAWLIKHRPRFTHPAQFVVAGFAFMVSVGTVILMLPIATEAPGSASFIEALFTATSAVCIVGLIVVSTPDYWSTFGEVVIMGLFQVGGFGIMTMSSLLVVLVSRRMNLRSRLTTAAETKSLGLGDVRRVVTGVAKLSITFEVTVMVILTTRLIVGHDESFGRALYLGTFHAVSAFNNAGFSLYNDSLEGFVNDPLVLLPIAIAAICGGIGFPVLLEMRRQFWKPRGWSLHTKLTVSMTVLLLVLGSAFIMASEWRNDETLGPLSLAGKFLNGFFHGAMPRSTGFNSLDVEQMTEATWLGTDVLMFIGAGSAGTGGGIKVTTFALLFFVIYSELRGEPHVNIFDRQISSRVQRQALTVALLTVALVVIPTVFILFVTDLFSLDRVLFEVISAACTVGLSTGITADLPAGIQGLLVVLMFVGRLGPITLGTALALRQRTRLYELPEGRPIIG encoded by the coding sequence GTGCACGGGGACAATGCGGCACGCGATGCGGGCTGGCTGGCATGGCTGATCAAGCACCGGCCGCGATTCACGCATCCCGCACAGTTCGTCGTCGCGGGCTTCGCGTTCATGGTCTCGGTTGGCACGGTCATTCTGATGTTGCCGATCGCCACGGAGGCACCGGGCTCTGCGAGCTTCATCGAAGCGTTGTTCACCGCTACGTCGGCGGTCTGCATCGTCGGGCTCATCGTCGTGAGCACACCGGACTACTGGTCGACCTTCGGCGAGGTCGTCATCATGGGTCTCTTCCAGGTCGGTGGCTTCGGGATCATGACCATGAGCTCTCTGCTGGTCGTGCTCGTATCGCGGCGGATGAACCTGCGCTCCCGCCTGACGACGGCCGCCGAGACGAAGAGCCTCGGCCTGGGCGACGTCCGCCGGGTGGTCACCGGTGTCGCCAAGCTCAGCATCACCTTCGAGGTCACGGTCATGGTCATCCTGACCACCCGGCTCATCGTGGGTCACGACGAGTCCTTCGGGCGTGCCCTCTACCTGGGGACGTTTCACGCCGTCTCCGCGTTCAACAACGCCGGTTTCTCGCTCTACAACGACAGCCTCGAAGGCTTCGTCAACGATCCCTTGGTGCTCCTGCCGATCGCCATCGCCGCGATCTGCGGCGGCATCGGATTCCCGGTTCTGCTCGAGATGCGCCGTCAATTCTGGAAGCCCCGCGGCTGGAGCCTGCACACCAAACTCACGGTCTCGATGACCGTGCTCCTGCTCGTTCTCGGCTCCGCCTTCATCATGGCCAGCGAGTGGCGCAACGACGAGACGCTCGGTCCGCTCAGTCTTGCCGGCAAGTTCCTGAACGGCTTCTTCCATGGCGCGATGCCCCGCTCAACCGGCTTCAACAGCCTCGACGTCGAGCAGATGACCGAGGCCACCTGGCTCGGCACCGACGTGCTCATGTTCATCGGCGCCGGCAGCGCAGGCACCGGGGGCGGGATCAAGGTCACCACCTTTGCCTTGTTGTTCTTCGTCATCTACTCCGAGTTGCGCGGCGAACCACACGTCAACATCTTCGACCGCCAGATCAGTTCGCGGGTACAGCGCCAGGCACTTACTGTCGCGTTGCTGACGGTGGCCCTAGTGGTCATACCGACCGTGTTCATCCTGTTCGTCACTGACCTGTTCAGCCTCGATCGTGTTCTGTTCGAAGTGATATCCGCGGCCTGTACAGTGGGTCTGTCTACCGGGATCACCGCGGATCTTCCGGCCGGCATACAAGGACTTCTGGTGGTATTGATGTTCGTCGGGCGACTAGGCCCGATCACGCTCGGCACCGCTCTGGCCTTGCGTCAGCGCACGCGTCTGTACGAGCTTCCTGAAGGGAGGCCGATCATTGGCTAA
- a CDS encoding potassium channel family protein codes for MVVCGLGRFGKSLALELMKEETEVLGIDADADKVQNVSGRLTHAVVADTTKIEVLRQLSVHEFTRAVVGIGSDIESSILTASSLVEIGIPNIWAKAISNSHARILTQIGVHHVTRPEHDMGIRVAHLVRGRMMDYIEFEDGFAMVKTTPPAHIVGKRLSDSKVRQEYGVTVVAIKRPGEGFTYATAETIIRPGDTVIVSGLARDTERFSEAS; via the coding sequence GTGGTGGTCTGCGGGCTGGGCCGGTTCGGCAAGTCGCTGGCACTGGAGCTGATGAAAGAGGAGACCGAGGTGCTCGGCATCGATGCCGACGCCGACAAGGTCCAGAATGTGTCAGGGCGGCTCACCCACGCCGTGGTGGCCGACACCACGAAGATCGAGGTGCTGCGCCAGCTGTCCGTGCACGAGTTCACCCGCGCCGTCGTCGGTATCGGCTCCGACATCGAGTCGAGCATCCTGACCGCGTCGTCGCTCGTCGAGATCGGCATCCCCAACATCTGGGCCAAAGCGATCAGCAATTCGCACGCTCGCATCCTGACCCAGATCGGCGTCCACCACGTCACCCGGCCCGAACACGACATGGGCATCCGGGTAGCTCACCTCGTGCGCGGCCGGATGATGGACTACATCGAGTTCGAAGACGGCTTCGCCATGGTGAAGACCACTCCCCCGGCGCATATCGTCGGCAAGCGGCTCAGTGACTCGAAGGTACGCCAGGAGTACGGTGTCACGGTCGTGGCGATCAAGCGGCCCGGTGAAGGCTTCACCTATGCCACTGCCGAGACGATCATCCGCCCCGGCGACACCGTCATCGTCTCCGGCCTGGCGCGCGACACGGAGAGGTTCAGCGAAGCCTCCTGA
- a CDS encoding MerR family transcriptional regulator, translated as MDSPGRYVDSAAGAVHGQGQLFDTVVGSVPDDVGYRGPTACNAAGITYRQLDYWARTGLVEPTVRSATGSGSQRLYSFRDILVLKIVKRLLDTGVSLQQIRQAVTHLRERGVQDLAGITLMSDGASVYECTSADEVVDLVQGGQGVFGIAVGRVWREVEATLVELPGERAGDDDQEHPGDQLAARRRARAAKPA; from the coding sequence ATCGACTCGCCTGGGCGTTATGTTGACTCCGCTGCTGGCGCCGTCCACGGTCAGGGTCAGCTGTTCGACACCGTTGTCGGGAGTGTTCCGGACGACGTCGGATACCGCGGGCCGACGGCCTGCAACGCCGCGGGTATCACCTATCGGCAGCTCGACTACTGGGCGCGTACCGGTTTAGTTGAGCCGACGGTCCGCTCGGCGACGGGTTCGGGCAGCCAGCGGCTGTACTCGTTCCGTGACATCCTCGTTCTCAAGATCGTGAAGCGTCTCCTCGACACCGGCGTCTCGCTCCAGCAAATCCGCCAGGCCGTCACCCACCTGCGCGAGCGCGGTGTCCAGGACCTCGCGGGCATCACCCTGATGAGCGACGGCGCCAGCGTCTATGAGTGCACCTCTGCCGACGAGGTCGTCGATCTGGTCCAGGGCGGCCAGGGTGTGTTCGGCATCGCCGTGGGCCGGGTGTGGCGCGAGGTTGAAGCGACGTTGGTCGAGCTTCCCGGCGAGCGAGCCGGTGACGACGACCAGGAGCATCCTGGCGACCAGCTGGCAGCGCGTCGCCGTGCCCGCGCTGCCAAGCCGGCGTGA